A window of Diabrotica virgifera virgifera chromosome 9, PGI_DIABVI_V3a contains these coding sequences:
- the LOC126892135 gene encoding piggyBac transposable element-derived protein 3-like yields MHCVDEAMVPYYGRHGCKQFIHNKPIRYGYKLWVGASRLGYVNWMEPYQGATTNISEKYIDYGVGPSVVLEYADVLRTRWPNKRMHLFFDNFFSTLSLLELLSEKNFNATGTIRENRISNGPLTNSKEIKKEARGVFDFKKTENQNIIVVKWHDNSIVTLCSNAVGVNPLHRVKRFSRKERTNIQVSQPHLINLYNANMGGVDRCDQNLSLYRISLRSKKWYFPLVAHCIDVALQNAWQLHRQRGGDLDQLRFRRRVATTLLLQNKKKKHIIKVISHLPKV; encoded by the exons ATGCACTGTGTTGACGAAGCCATGGTACCATATTACGGCCGCCATGGCTGCAAACAATTTATTCACAATAAGCCAATTCGCTATGGCTACAAACTTTGGGTAGGAGCAAGTAGATTAGGCTACGTAAATTGGATGGAACCCTACCAAGGTGCTACCACAAATATTAGCGAAAAGTATATTGATTATGGAGTAGGGCCATCTGTTGTTTTGGAGTATGCTGACGTTTTAAGAACTAGGTGGCCTAATAAACGGATGCACCtattttttgataatttcttTTCCACGTTATCTTTGTTAGAATTGCTATCGGAGAAAAATTTTAACGCTACCGGAACAATACGTGAAAATCGCATATCTAATGGGCCACTGACAAactcaaaagaaataaaaaaggaaGCTCGAGGCGTTTTCGATTTCAAAAAAACAGAAAACCAGAACATTATTGTCGTGAAGTGGCATGACAACAGCATTGTCACCCTGTGCTCAAATGCAGTAGGCGTAAACCCCCTGCATAGGGTGAAAAGATTTTCACGAAAAGAACGGACAAATATTCAG gtGTCGCAGCCACATCTGATAAACTTGTACAATGCAAACATGGGCGGAGTAGACAGATGTGACCAAAATTTGAGCCTTTATAGAATTTCACTGAGGAGTAAGAAATGGTATTTCCCGCTAGTGGCACACTGTATTGATGTAGCTCTGCAAAATGCTTGGCAGTTGCATAGACAAAGAGGTGGGGACCTTGATCAGTTAAGGTTCCGAAGACGAGTAGCCACTACgctattattacaaaataaaaaaaagaaacacATTATAAAGGTCATAAGTCATCTACCGAAGGTTTAG